actttgaaAGCAGGAAGTCTTGCTTTTGcattgtttattgactgactcgcAAACCATTACTAAGATTGCTAGACAAGTTTtgatgtttgcttgttttttacattttttctttatttgttataCTACTGGAGCTTCTGCCTGGAGGGGCTTCTATGCCGTTCAAATAGGAAATCTATGGGTGACATTTTAAACTATAGTGATTACGTCAAGGAatttttctccagcatttttttttttctatttataacaaagacctgagttctgacTAAAGGTTTTCCTACACACATGATGTTGAAAGGATTTTTTCTCCACTATGGCTTCTCTGATGTTTAATAAGGTTTGTGCTctgactgaaggctttcccacattcttcacattcataaggtttctctcctgtatgaattctctggtgtaGGACAAGGGCAGATTTCTGTCTGAAGGCTTTGCCACACttatcacattcataaggtttctctcctgtgtgtaTTCTCTGATGTAAAATACGGTTTGAACTTCGACTGAAACTTTTACTACACTGATTACACGGATagggtttctccccagtgtggattctctgatgctgAATAAGGCTTGAACTTTGACTAAAGGATTTCCCACATTCAACACACTCATAAGGCTTCTCCCCAGTGTGGATTCTCCGGTGTAGAATGAGATGCGAGCTATAATTGAAGGCTTTTCCACACTCCTGACATTcatagggcttctctccagtatgtatCCTCTGATGATTAAGAAGATGTGAGCTCTGACTGAAGGCTTTCTCACATGTATCACACCCATAGGGTTTTTCTATAGAGTAGGTGCTTTGATTCCCAATAAAGCCTGAGCTCCAAGTGAAAGTTTTCCCCCATTCGTTATCTTTATGTTGTCTCTGGCCCAGcagattttccttcttttttcttaattgacTCTTAAGGTGTTTATCATACTCTGGAACCTGTGGAATATTGCCATTAAGATTTCTAGAAACATCCTCATATAGCTCTTTTTGTGTAGAAATCTCCTGCTTTGGAGTTAAGTGTTCCTCAGTCTGATTATCACCATCTACAATAAACAAACCAAGGAAATGTCATTGATTCtcagaaagacaaaagaagattAAAACAAAACACCAAGAATACCAAAAATGTGTACGTAGTAACATGGGAAGGGGATAATGAGCCAATCTTAGGACTTGAAGAAACCACAGAGGTTTTAAGAATATTTGACAAAAGTAACTAAAGCAATGAAGAAAAGCTAACAACATGGATTGTTTAGCATTGAAGAGAGCAGATGATGGGGTAATTGACTATGGTCTttaaacatataaagaacttttATGAAGGAGATGATAATCAGTCATTCTTAATATCTACTAAggtaaaaaaagaatgaggaaaagactTTAGATGAGAGCAGAATATTTGATTAGTACCAGaaaaggacatttttttaaacacCTGGGTAAGAAAATAGAACAATGAGGTTGTGTTATTTGACCTTTTTATCTCCAAGAAGACAGAAACCATCTGTTCTAGATAGTTTAGATGTTCACCTACAAAAAGGGTAGGTACCTGAGCTGTTATATAGAGATCCATATTTGaaggcctttttttaaaaagtcaattgtAAATAGATTTTCTGGGAAAAGGGTAATAAAAATGCTGAAGCtgtcaataaaacttttaaaaactgaaaaagtaaatttacTTGATTTTATCATTAAAGATCATaatattctcatttaaaa
The DNA window shown above is from Notamacropus eugenii isolate mMacEug1 chromosome 2, mMacEug1.pri_v2, whole genome shotgun sequence and carries:
- the LOC140525480 gene encoding zinc finger protein 24-like, with amino-acid sequence MMSAESREATSLTSGPPQEQERSLKMELGEICSWEQEPDLQWNTPFDREIFRQRFRHFCYEETPGPREALNQLRDLCQKWLRPDIHTKVQILELLVLEQFLTILPEELQAWLQEHHPKSGEQAVTMLEDLEQELDEPDQQVRASTYRKEESLEESTLLGTLQKASCVQLQSLETQLKCESPESYVQPERDGDNQTEEHLTPKQEISTQKELYEDVSRNLNGNIPQVPEYDKHLKSQLRKKKENLLGQRQHKDNEWGKTFTWSSGFIGNQSTYSIEKPYGCDTCEKAFSQSSHLLNHQRIHTGEKPYECQECGKAFNYSSHLILHRRIHTGEKPYECVECGKSFSQSSSLIQHQRIHTGEKPYPCNQCSKSFSRSSNRILHQRIHTGEKPYECDKCGKAFRQKSALVLHQRIHTGEKPYECEECGKAFSQSTNLIKHQRSHSGEKILSTSCV